A stretch of the Drosophila sulfurigaster albostrigata strain 15112-1811.04 chromosome 2L, ASM2355843v2, whole genome shotgun sequence genome encodes the following:
- the LOC133850180 gene encoding myosin heavy chain, muscle isoform X29, with protein MPKPAASQEDEDPTPYLFVSLEQRRIDQSKPYDSKKNCWVPDEKEGYLLGDIKATKGDIVSVGLPGGETKDFKKDQLQQVNPPKYEKAEDMSNLTYLNDASVLHNLRQRYYNKLIYTYSGLFCVAINPYKRYPVYTNRCAKMYRGKRRNEVPPHIFAISDGAYVDMLTNHVNQSMLITGESGAGKTENTKKVIAYFATVGASTKKDESQKNKGSLEDQVVQTNPVLEAFGNAKTVRNDNSSRFGKFIRIHFGPTGKLAGADIETYLLEKARVISQQSLERSYHIFYQIMSGAVAGVKEICGLTDNIYDYHIVSQGKVTVPSIDDSEEFILTDQAFDILGFTKQEKEDVYRITAAVMHMGGMKFKQRGREEQAEQDGEEEGGRVSKLFGCDTAELYKNLLKPRIKVGNEFVTQGRNVQQVTNSIGALCKGVFDRLFKWLVKKCNETLDTKQKRQHFIGVLDIAGFEIFDYNGFEQLCINFTNEKLQQFFNHHMFVLEQEEYKKEGIEWAFIDFGMDLLACIDLIEKPMGILSILEEESMFPKATDQTFSEKLTNTHLGKSAPFQKPKPPKPGQQAAHFAIGHYAGVVAYNITGWLEKNKDPLNDTVVDQFKKSQNKLLIEIFADHPGQSGGGEQAKGGRGKKGGGFATVSSAYKEQLNSLMTTLRSTQPHFVRCIIPNEMKQPGVVDAHLVMHQLTCNGVLEGIRICRKGFPNRMIYPDFKMRYQILNPKGIKGIEDPKKCTKILIESTELDEDQYRLGNTKVFFRAGVLGQMEEFRDERLGKIMSWMQAWARGYLARKGFKKLQEQRVALKVVQRNLRKYLQLRTWPWYKLWQKIKPLLNVSRIEDEIARLEEKAKKAEELHAAEVKVRKELEALNAKLLAEKTALLDSLSGEKGQLQDFQERNAKLQAQKNDLENQLRDIQERLTQEEDARNQLFQQKKKADQEISGLKKDIEDLELNIQKAEQDKATKDHQIRNLNDEIAHQDELINKLNKEKKMQGESNQKTGEELQAAEDKINHLNKVKAKLEQTLDELEDSLEREKKVRGDVEKSKRKVEGDLKLTQEAVADLERNKKELEQTIQRKDKELSSITAKLEDEQVVVGKHQRQIKELQARIEELEEEVEAERQARAKAEKQRADLARELEELGERLEEAGGATSAQIELNKKREAELSKLRRDLEEANIQHESTLANLRKKHNDAVAEMAEQVDQLNKLKAKAEKEKNEYYGQLNDLRAGVDHITNEKAAQEKIAKQLQHTLNEVQSKLDETNRTLNDFDASKKKLSIENSDLLRQLEEAESQVSQLSKIKISLTTQLEDTKRLADEESRERATLLGKFRNLEHDLDNLREQVEEEAEGKADLQRQLSKANAEAQVWRSKYESDGVARSEELEEAKRKLQARLAEAEETIESLNQKCIGLEKTKQRLSTEVEDLQLEVDRANAIANAAEKKQKAFDKIIGEWKLKVDDLAAELDASQKECRNYSTELFRLKGAYEEGQEQLEAVRRENKNLADEVKDLLDQIGEGGRNIHEIEKARKRLEAEKDELQAALEEAEAALEQEENKVLRAQLELSQVRQEIDRRIQEKEEEFENTRKNHQRALDSMQASLEAEAKGKAEALRMKKKLEADINELEIALDHANKANAEAQKNIKRYQQQLKDIQTALEEEQRARDDAREQLGISERRANALQNELEESRTLLEQADRGRRQAEQELADAHEQLNEVSAQNASISAAKRKLESELQTLHSDLDELLNEAKNSEEKAKKAMVDAARLADELRAEQDHAQTQEKLRKALEQQIKELQVRLDEAEANALKGGKKAIQKLEQRVRELENELDGEQRRHADAQKNLRKSERRIKELSFQSEEDRKNHERMQDLVDKLQQKIKTYKRQIEEAEEIAALNLAKFRKAQQELEEAEERADLAEQAISKFRAKGRAGSVGRGASPAPAASRGGRKSALEQ; from the exons ATGCCGAAGCCAGCCGCTAGCCAGGAGGATGAGGATCCCACCCCATACCTGTTCGTGTCTTTGGAACAAAGACGTATCGATCAATCGAAACCCTATGATTCGAAGAAGAACTGTTGGGTGCCCGACGAGAAGGAGGGTTATCTCCTTGGTGACATCAAGGCTACCAAGGGTGATATCGTCTCCGTCGGTCTGCCTGGTGGAGAG acCAAAGACTTCAAGAAAGATCAGCTCCAGCAGGTGAACCCTCCGAAATACGAAAAAGCTGAGGATATGTCTAACTTGACATACCTTAACGATGCCTCTGTGCTCCATAACTTGAGGCAGAGATACTACAACAAGCTCATCTAT ACCTACTCCGGTCTTTTCTGCGTTGCCATCAATCCTTACAAGCGCTACCCCGTCTATACCAACCGTTGCGCTAAGATGTACCGTGGCAAGCGCCGTAATGAGGTGCCACCCCATATTTTCGCCATCTCTGACGGTGCCTACGTCGACATGTTGACCAACCACGTGAATCAATCCATGTTGATTACCGGTGAGTCTGGTGCTGGTAAGACTGAGAACACGAAGAAGGTCATTGCGTACTTCGCCACTGTCGGCGCTTCGACCAAGAAGGATGAGTCCCAGAAGAACAAGGGCTCCCTTGAGGATCAGGTTGTGCAAACTAACCCTGTGCTTGAGGCCTTCGGTAACGCCAAGACCGTGCGTAACGATAACTCCTCTCGTTTC GGTAAATTCATCCGTATTCACTTCGGCCCCACTGGTAAACTGGCTGGTGCTGATATTGAGACCT ATCTGTTGGAGAAGGCTCGTGTCATCTCTCAGCAATCTCTGGAGCGCTCCTACCACATCTTCTACCAGATCATGTCTGGTGCCGTCGCTGGTGTTAAAG AAATCTGTGGTTTGACCGATAACATCTACGATTACCACATTGTCTCCCAGGGCAAGGTTACTGTGCCCAGCATCGACGATTCTGAGGAATTCATCCTCACTGAT CAAGCCTTCGACATCTTGGGCTTCACCAAGCAGGAGAAGGAGGATGTGTACCGCATCACCGCCGCTGTCATGCACATGGGTGGCATGAAGTTCAAGCAACGTGGTCGCGAGGAGCAGGCTGAGCAGGACGGTGAAGAGGAGGGTGGCCGTGTGTCTAAGCTGTTCGGCTGCGACACCGCTGAGCTGTACAAGAACTTGCTCAAGCCCCGCATCAAGGTCGGTAACGAGTTCGTCACCCAGGGCCGTAACGTCCAGCAGGTCACCAACTCCATCGGTGCTCTGTGCAAGGGTGTCTTCGATCGTCTCTTCAAATGGCTGGTCAAGAAGTGTAACGAGACTCTGGATACCAAGCAGAAGCGTCAGCATTTCATTGGTGTGCTGGATATTGCTGGTTTTGAAATCTTCGAC TACAACGGTTTCGAGCAACTGTGTATTAACTTCACCAACGAGAAGTTGCAACAATTCTTCAACCATCACATGTTCGTTTTGGAGCAAGAAGAATACAAGAAGGAAGGTATTGAGTGGGCCTTCATCGATTTCGGTATGGACTTGTTGGCCTGTATTGATTTGATTGAAAAG CCTATGGGTATCTTGTCCATCCTGGAAGAAGAGTCTATGTTCCCCAAGGCCACCGATCAGACCTTCTCGGAGAAGTTGACCAACACCCATTTGGGCAAGTCAGCTCCATTCCAGAAGCCCAAGCCACCAAAGCCCGGCCAGCAGGCTGCTCACTTTGCCATTGGCCATTATGCTGGTGTTGTCGCCTATAACATCACCGGTTGGTTGGAGAAGAACAAGGATCCTCTGAACGACACTGTTGTCGACCAGTTCAAGAAGTCGCAGAACAAGCTGCTCATCGAAATCTTCGCTGATCATCCTGGTCAGTCCGGTGGCGGTGAACAGGCTAAGGGCGGTCGTGGCAAGAAGGGTGGTGGCTTCGCTACCGTCTCGTCGGCCTACAAGGAGCAGTTGAACAGCTTGATGACCACTCTGCGTTCGACACAGCCTCACTTCGTCCGTTGCATCATTCCCAACGAGATGAAACAACCTGGCGTGGTTGATGCCCACTTGGTCATGCACCAGCTGACTTGTAACGGTGTGCTTGAAGGTATCCGTATTTGCCGTAAAGGTTTCCCCAACAGAATGATCTACCCCGATTTCAAGATGCG CTACCAAATCCTGAACCCTAAGGGTATCAAGGGTATTGAGGATCCCAAGAAATGCACGAAAATCCTCATCGAATCGACCGAGTTAGATGAAGATCAGTACCGTTTGGGTAACACAAAG GTGTTCTTCCGTGCCGGTGTCCTGGGTCAGATGGAAGAGTTCCGTGATGAGCGTTTGGGCAAGATCATGTCCTGGATGCAAGCCTGGGCTCGTGGTTACCTGGCCCGTAAGGGCTTCAAGAAGCTGCAGGAGCAGCGTGTCGCCCTCAAGGTCGTCCAGCGCAATCTGCGCAAATACCTGCAGCTGCGTACCTGGCCCTGGTACAAACTGTGGCAGAAGATCAAGCCTCTGCTCAACGTCAGCCGTATTGAGGATGAGATTGCC CGTCTGGAAGAGAAGGCCAAGAAGGCTGAGGAACTGCATGCCGCTGAAGTGAAAGTGCGCAAGGAATTGGAGGCTCTGAACGCCAAGCTGTTGGCTGAGAAGACCGCTCTGTTGGACTCTCTGTCCGGCGAGAAGGGTCAGCTGCAGGACTTCCAGGAACGCAACGCTAAGTTGCAGGCCCAGAAGAACGACCTCGAGAACCAGCTGCGC GACATCCAAGAGCGCCTGACTCAGGAGGAAGATGCCCGCAACCAGCTGTtccagcagaagaagaaggccGACCAGGAGATCTCTGGCCTGAAGAAGGACATCGAGGATCTGGAGCTGAACATCCAGAAGGCCGAGCAAGATAAGGCCACCAAGGATCACCAGATCCGCAACTTGAACGACGAGATCGCCCACCAGGATGAGCTCATCAACAAGTTGAACAAGGAGAAGAAGATGCAGGGCGAGAGCAACCAGAAGACTGGTGAGGAACTGCAGGCCGCCGAGGACAAGATCAACCACTTGAACAAGGTTAAGGCTAAGCTCGAGCAGACCCTCGACGAACTCGAGGATTCTCTGGAGCGTGAGAAGAAGGTGCGCGGTGATGTTGAGAAGTCCAAGCGCAAGGTTGAGGGTGACCTCAAGCTGACCCAGGAGGCTGTTGCCGATCTGGAGCGCAACAAGAAGGAGTTGGAGCAGACCATCCAGCGCAAGGACAAGGAACTGTCCTCCATCACCGCCAAGCTCGAAGACGAGCAGGTCGTTGTTGGCAAGCACCAGCGCCAGATCAAGGAACTGCAGGCCCGCATCGAGGAGCTCGAGGAGGAGGTCGAGGCCGAGCGTCAAGCCCGCGCCAAGGCCGAGAAGCAGCGCGCCGATTTGGCTCGTGAGCTCGAGGAATTGGGTGAGCGTCTGGAAGAGGCTGGCGGTGCCACCTCTGCCCAGATTGAGCTCAACAAGAAGCGTGAGGCTGAGCTGAGCAAGCTGCGTCGCGATCTTGAGGAGGCCAACATCCAGCACGAATCTACCCTGGCTAACCTGCGCAAGAAGCACAACGATGCCGTCGCCGAGATGGCTGAGCAGGTTGATCAGCTCAACAAGCTGAAGGCCAA GGCTGAGAAGGAGAAGAACGAGTACTACGGCCAGCTGAACGATCTGCGCGCCGGCGTTGACCACATTACCAACGAGAAg GCCGCCCAGGAGAAGATCgccaagcagctgcagcacacCCTCAACGAGGTCCAATCGAAATTGGATGAGACCAACAGGACTCTGAACGATTTCGATGCCAGCAAGAAGAAGCTGTCCATTGAGAACTCCGACCTGCTCCGCCAATTGGAGGAAGCCGAGTCCCAGGTGTCTCAGCTGTCCAAGATCAAGATCTCCTTGACCACTCAGCTGGAGGATACCAAGCGTCTGGCCGACGAAGAGTCGCGCGAGCGTGCCACCCTTTTGGGCAAGTTCCGCAACTTGGAGCACGACCTCGACAACTTGCGCGAGCAGGTTGAGGAGGAGGCTGAGGGCAAGGCTGATTTGCAGCGTCAACTCAGCAAGGCCAACGCCGAGGCTCAGGTCTGGCGCAGCAAGTACGAATCCGATGGTGTTGCCCGCTCTGAGGAGTTGGAGGAAGCCAAGAGGAAGCTGCAGGCCCGCCTTGCTGAGGCTGAGGAGACCATTGAGTCGCTCAACCAGAAGTGCATTGGCCTGGAGAAGACCAAGCAGCGTCTGTCCACCGAAGTCGAGGACTTGCAGCTGGAGGTCGACCGTGCCAACGCCATTGCCAACGCCGCCGAGAAGAAGCAGAAGGCATTCGACAAGATCATTGGCGAATGGAAGCTCAAGGTCGACGATTTGGCTGCTGAGCTCGATGCCTCCCAGAAGGAGTGCCGCAACTACTCCACCGAGTTGTTCCGTCTTAAGGGCGCCTACGAGGAAGGCCAGGAGCAGCTGGAGGCTGTCCGTCGTGAGAACAAGAACTTGGCTGATGAAGTCAAGGATCTGCTCGACCAGATCGGTGAGGGTGGCCGCAACATCCATGAGATCGAGAAGGCCCGCAAGCGCCTGGAAGCCGAAAAGGACGAGCTCCAGGCTGCTCTTGAGGAAGCTGAGGCTGCTCTTGAACAGGAGGAGAACAAGGTGCTCCGCGCCCAGCTGGAGCTGTCCCAGGTGCGCCAGGAAATCGACCGCCGCATCCAGGAGAAGGAAGAGGAATTCGAGAACACCCGCAAGAACCACCAGCGCGCTCTCGACTCCATGCAAGCCTCCCTTGAGGCTGAGGCCAAGGGTAAGGCTGAGGCCCTCCGCATGAAGAAGAAGTTGGAAGCCGACATCAACGAATTGGAGATTGCTCTGGATCATGCCAACAAG gCTAACGCCGAGGCCCAGAAGAACATCAAGCGCTACCAACAGCAGCTCAAGGACATCCAGACCGCCCTTGAGGAAGAACAGAGAGCCCGTGACGATGCCCGTGAACAGCTGGGTATCTCTGAGCGTCGTGCCAACGCTCTGCAGAACGAACTCGAGGAGTCCCGCACTCTGCTGGAGCAGGCCGACCGCGGCCGTCGCCAGGCCGAGCAGGAACTGGCCGATGCCCACGAACAGTTGAACGAAGTTTCCGCCCAGAACGCTTCCATCTCCGCTGCCAAGAGGAAGTTGGAGTCTGAGCTCCAGACTCTGCACTCTGACCTGGATGAGCTCCTCAACGAAGCCAAGAACTCCGAGGAGAAGGCCAAGAAGGCTATGGTTGATGCCGCCCGCCTGGCTGATGAGCTCCGCGCTGAGCAGGATCATGCCCAGACCCAGGAGAAATTGAGGAAGGCCCTTGAGCAACAGATCAAGGAACTGCAGGTCCGTCTGGATGAGGCTGAGGCCAACGCTCTTAAGGGTGGCAAGAAGGCTATCCAGAAGTTGGAGCAGCGCGTCCGCGAGCTCGAGAACGAGCTGGATGGTGAGCAGAGGAGACACGCCGATGCCCAGAAGAACTTGCGCAAGTCCGAGCGTCGCATCAAGGAGTTGAGCTTCCAGTCTGAGGAGGACCGCAAGAACCACGAGCGCATGCAGGATCTGGTTGACAAGCTGCAACAGAAGATCAAGACATACAAGAGGCAGATTGAGGAGGCTGAGGAAATCGCTGCCCTCAACTTGGCCAAATTCCGCAAGGCCCAGCAGGAGCTCGAGGAAGCTGAGGAGCGTGCCGATCTGGCTGAACAGGCCATTAGCAAATTCCGCGCCAAGGGACGTGCCGGTTCTGTCGGTCGTGGTGCCAGCCCAGCG CCTGCAGCGTCGCGAGGTGGCCGCAAGAGCGCGCTGGAGCAGTAG